Part of the Muntiacus reevesi chromosome 8, mMunRee1.1, whole genome shotgun sequence genome is shown below.
CTCTGTGTGCCCTTTGAGTGACTCTTCTCACATCACCTTGCAGGCCGCGCCTTCGCAAGCTGCCAGACCATGAATGCCACCACCGCCCCACCCGCGGAGGGGTCCTGCCCCTCCAACGCCCTCATCACCCAGCAGGTCATCCCCGCGCTGTACTTCGTGGTCTTCGTGGCCGGCATCCTGCTCAACGGCGTGTCGGGGTGGGTGTTCTTCTACGTGCCCAGCTCCAAGAGTTTCATCGTCTATCTCAAGAACATTGTCGTGGCCGACTTCCTGATGAGCCTGACTTTCCCTTTCAAGATCCTGGGGGACTCGGGCCTGGGCCCTGCGCAGCTGAATGTCTTCGTGTGCAGGGTCTCGGCCGTGGTCTTCTACATCAACATGTACGTCAGCGTCATGTTCTTCGGGCTCATCGGCTTCGACAGGTATTACAAGATCGTGAAGCCTCTCCTGACGTCTTTCATCCAGTCCTTAAGCTACAGCAAACTGCTGTCGGTGCTGGTGTGGGGCCTCACACTGCTCATCGCCCTTCCCAACATGATCCTGACCAACCAGGGTGTGGCGGGGGCCGCGCGCATGAGATGCATGGACCTTAAGAGCGACCTGGGCCTCAAGTGGCACAAGGCCTCCAGCTACGTCTTTGTGGGCATCTTCTGGATCGTCTTTCTCTCCCTAATCGTCTTCTACACTGCTATCACGAAGAAGATCTTTAAGTCCCACCTCAAGTCCAGAAAGAATTCCATATCGGTCAAGAAGAAATCCAGCCGCAACATATTCAGCATTATGTTCGTGTTTTTTATCTGCTTTGTCCCTTACCACATTGCCAGAATCCCCTACACACAGAGCCAAACAGAAGCTCATTACAACTGCCAGTCAAAAGAAATCCTGCTCTATGTGAAAGAATTCTCTTTGCTACTTTCAGCTGCGAACGTATGCCTGGACCccatcatttatttctttctatgcCAGCCATTTAGAGAGGTCTTGTATAAGAAATTGCATATCCCATTAAAAACTCAGCATGACGCGGACACTTCCAAAAccaaaagggaaaatataataCAAGAAAGCACAGATACTCTGTGAGTTCCCACCTCGTTTCAAACTAAGTTCAGGCATGCATACTGTAATCTTCAATTccataacaaaacaaaatgaatactGAATACACATGTCCACAACAGTATCATCTCTAGGCATCACTATTCAATTTAGTCGAATAATAAAGTTAATAGGTAAGTTTCCATGCTTCTTTTCtaacatcaaagaaaaaaaacaatacatTATTTAATCTTATCCCATCAAAATAGAAGGTTTAAAAGTATAATCAGTAGTCTGGTCAGTTCATACAGAACTTTAAACAGCAAATACATAGGAAGCAATAAAGACAATTCACAGGTGTGTCTTCTTCTAAAAACAAGAATtaagttacacattttttttcagcaGGGTCATTAAAGACCAGTGTAAAAGCAGGCAGAGTTGATATGGACTTAAGATGCCAGTTTGTAGTGAAAAAAGTCAAGTTTTCTCTGATTTGAAGAAACTGGGTAAGCAGACAATGAGAAAATTACTTAAGAAATCCCCAACTGATTTATTTCATCACATCTCAAAGGAAAGCAGATATAACTTCTGTACACTGAagcaaaaaatgtaatttttctctGATAGCATTTTGAGGATAAGGtaacttttaaattctttatatgAAGATTAGCTAAGCCACTTAATGAGCCTGGGGTTCTGGTCTTAGAATATGTCTAAGTGAACTCTACAGAGAGAAGCTAGGCAGTGGCATGTGTTGTGAGCAACTTCCTCTGCTCAATggtatgggaaaaaaatatatatatatatatgctgattGGGGAAAAGGCATATGCACACAAATACCCCCTAGGCTGGCAACATACATTATTCCCTAGGAGCAGAAAGAAACAGTTTCCATAGAAAGCAACTAGacttcataaaaaagaaaatctaaaatttatgaGTGATAAAttacacacaaaatgaaaatttacatatcacattttatgaaaaacaaatttcatatgtGCAGATATAGGATATGGTCGCTGGCTCTGTGAGTTATCAAAGCTAAATTCTTTCCTTGCTATTAACTTGCCTGAAGAAATTTAGCCCAAATTTCAAATGTTCTTCTCAaacatttttgtatgtttatatatattttttttcaagccCTATCATATATgtactaataaaaaaatatttttcatagtgTCAATTTTTCCCTTAATAGTCAAGATATTAAAAAAcagtaccagatttcctcagtcAAGACATGGGTGGTTGCCTTGGTACACTCAATCAGACAAGCTAATAAAAGGCACAGAGAGCAGGCATAGGAAAACCCAAGCTAAGAGTTATATTGAGTACTTTTGAAACCCTATGTGTcactgatttttcaaaattaagtaTTTCTACGTTCTAGGACCTCATCAGATTTTAGAGAAAAGTGAGAAGGCACATTTTAAACTGAGGAAGATCTGGGAAGGTCTTCACACTCTGAATCCACCTTCCAGTCTCTGCTCCCAACTCTGGGTCAAATGTTCTCttccaaaaagaacaaaatcacagTTCTATCATACGCATGCCCGGCAAAACTAAGCGTGCTATAGCATTAGTCTGGCTAAACATATTTGTAAAAGAAAGTAGCTTGTTTGTATTCAGTTCCCACTGTTCAGGGCAAACTATTCCATCCTCATGTTTTACATGCCCGACTACAGCACCAGAGGAGAAACTGAAAGTATAAAAGAAGGCAGGAACCACCAAGTAGGGCGTCTGCAGCCACTGAGGCCAAGCAAACTGAAACATGAAAGGCAGTATCTGTCAGGAAACAATGTGCAATGCAAATAAGGACGGGTGAACCAAGAGGGGAACAGCAGTGACGCGTATCAGAACTTGTGAAGCACAAGACCTACACTTGGGAAAGGGTGAGacactgaagaagacacaaacagatggaaagacgtATGGTGCTCACAAACTGGCAGAATCAATACTGCTAACATGATCACACCACCTAAGGCAACCTACAGGATCAATGCCATCCCTATTAAAATATCAGTGGCATtgtttacagaactagaacaaataattctaaagtttatGTGAAAACACAAGGGCCTCTGAAAAGCCAAGATAAGcttgagaaaggagaacaaagctggaggtaccACACTGCCTGATTTAaaactatactgcaaagctatagTAACCAAAACaggatggtactggcacaaacacagacacatagatcaacggACTAGAACAAAGGGGCCCAAAATGAACCCTTATTTACACAATCAACTAATCTacaaaaaggaggcaagaatatacactggagaaaagacagcctcttcagtcaACAGCATTGCAAAAACTGGGcatctatatgcaagacagaaattGCActattttctaacaccatatacacaaataaactcaaatggataaAACACTGAAATCTAAGATTTGAAggcataaaacttctagaagaaaacaaaggcagtACACTTTGACACTGGTGGTAGCAATTTTTCGGGATATGTTTcaagcaagggaaacaaaagcaaaagtaaacaaactacatgaaactaaaaaacttttgtacagcaaaggaaataaacaagaaagcagAAAGGCCAGGAACCCTCACGCACAATCAGTGGTGATGTAAATGGGTAATGCCAccgtggaaaacagtatggaaggtcctcaacagaaataaaaacagaactatcagcAATTATACTTCTCAGTACTTTTCccgaaaaaaccaaaaacactttTATTCTAAAAGATGCATACATCCCTATGCTCActtcagcattatttgcaatagtcaagacatggaagcaacctaagtgcccatcaatagatgaatgcataaagatgaTGTgagatacacacaaacatatacatacagacagacagacatatatACCAAGAACAAACTGGGGGCAGTCAGAGGGGAGGAATCAGTGAAACAAGTCAGGGATCAAAGAAgcaacaaacttccagttatacgGTAAATAAATCACGGGATGTGAATGTAATGTACAACAGAGAATTTAATcaataatatgggcttcccttgtggctcagctggtaaataattgtctgcaatgcaggagacctaggttccatccctgggtcaggaagatcacttggagaaggaaatggcaacgcactccagtactcttgcctggaaaagtccatggacagaagagcctggtaggctaccgtccatggggtcgcgaagagatggacacaactgagcgacttcactttcactttcgacAGATGGAAACCAGACATATCAAGGTGATCCTCTTGTAATGTATAAAagtaatcactatgttgtacacctgaaatcaaTAATATTATAAGACAATTAcccttcaatttaaaaactgaagaaaaaaattcagatcaAGACTACAAACAAATTTTTggatttaacttttaaagatcATTTAAGACTTTAGCGAGAGGAATTTCTGTAAGAAATTTATCAGAGTTAGAAGATCATAAAGAGTTTATTCAAATATTGAAAAGTTAGGTAAATAAAAGCAATGagcattttttaagaaagaaacttaaagaaacttaaaaacttttatggctacataaaaaatagaaaaatagagcaACAACAAAAGTGGATTAATCCAGAAACTTCTGAGATCAgtattagtttttaaattattttctgtaatatGTTTTAGTTTATAAATAAGACTTGTAATACATATTTGCTGCAGCTAAAAAATACAACATTCCGTACAAGCAGTGCTATGAAATAAAGCATTTTGAAAACCGGCTTATGACAAACACAAGCCACGTTTTGTTAAAGTGCTTCTTCCAGGAGTGAGAAGGCTAGGGGTCTTCAAATAGAGAAAATAGGGtgcaagtgtcagactttagcggcaggaggaaacaaactccaagtgtcagatttttttctcttaaaattctctgTTGCCAGGACGATAACTGGTTCCAccagaacttaacttttctcaaaactCGAGCTAACCAATGCTTTtatcttatggaaatatttttcttaagtcatgttaatgaaactatgtatttgctttggaatctaTCTTTCTTCAAACTGGTTCCACCTAAAATTAACTTTTGGCTGATAACAGCTCAACAAACCACtattcatatcaattgttttatggctgggggaCGACACACTTGTGCCATCCTATCTCAcaaatgcatattgtgggagagggggCAGGTCAGCCTTGAAGTGTCTCTCTTAATTGTTAatagctttctaacagacataaaaccgCTTGCTAAAACTAGCAAGGGGGGCCActctccgtcccccttctgatgtctatgtcagaagctttctctgtcccattttatactctaataaaactctgctatacaaaagctcttgactgatcaagcctggtccccgGTCCGGAAGTTACATCGTCTTCAGAGATCACGAAGCTGACACAGTTCACCTTAAGCTATCAGGAGGATGTCCTGTCATAAAGCGGCGATCCATACATCACTGAAGTCTGGCAGAGAAGAGGTGGCCAAAAGGAAGTAGCAGCTTTTACTGCTGAAAACCACAGAGTATTGGGTCTTTCCTACCCCAACACACAAACCCTCACAGCGCTGTTAACCCAAAGGAAATCCCATGTCATTCTGGGCAGATGATCTGTTGTGTTTATAATTTGTATGACATCGCTTGATGTCATGGATATTTTCTGTACTAATAAAGTTTATTTCTTCTCCATAGTCAAAACACGTAGGTAGCGGCAACAGGACAAAGGACAGAATAGAGAAATAATGGCACAAGCTTCCTGTCATCTTAAGTGGAAACAAAGCTTAGTTTAAGGGTGTTTTCCGGAGTCTCCAGATTCATTTTAGACGACGCTAACGTGGAAAGGTTTTATCATTTCTAAGTGACCCCACTAAAAAACTACAGTTAGGCCTGTGCCATATGAGACTTGCTGGCTGACAGACGTGAATGTCCACAGCTGGGGGCATCGGCTCCGTTAAAGGCCAGGCGCAAGGGCTGCAGCTGCGGGGACCAGGCCTGAGCCTGTCCTGTTTCACCAGTCACCTTCCACGGTGTGAGCTTTAACTAATTAAAGGAAGCTATCTGCTCTTCTTTTGTGGTAGCAAGATGAAAAGGGATAAAATAAGCAGCATATTATGCTATATCAGATAATGAGGTAACACTAAAAACACAGGACGTCGATAAACCAAACTTTTCCTACCTGCTAAGCCAGATTCTTTCCTCAGACTTCCCATCCCAGAACGAAGACCACAGCCTGCTTCCCGCCGGGCCCATTCCTCAGCGCCTTCGCCTCCACAGTCGTTCCCAACTGGCCATCCCTTCTGAGCCAGTTCCAGATCCTCATTGCCTCTCGCCTAGAAAGATGGTGAGACCCCCACCCTGGATCTtgtcttccacttttccccaatCCAACCCCACGTCCTCCAATGCCTGCACTCGCCTGGTACTACTGAACTGACCTCTCCTCAGACAACTGTCCCGAGCGCTGCACCGCTTCCTAACCAAAGCATCCGAGATGGACCACACGGCTCCAAGACGTGGCCCCGGCCTCTTCCTCACACAGACCCCGCACACACACTCTGCGACCCAGACTGAGAGCTGCCAGACAGCCTCCCCACACCACAGCCCAGGTGCGTGCACCCTCCCCGAGCCCACCTCCGCTCCCTCACGTCTCAGGAGCAGCTCTTCACCTCCTCTGGCCTTTAAAAGACCACTTCCTGGACCCCCACAGGCTCTGACAGCCCGCAGTCCACCCGCAACCCCTCAGCCCTGTCTTGTCCTGCCCATGCCTTCTACGCTGCGACCTTCTATAAAAGCAACGAACACTTTCCGGAGGATGGAAGTGAAGGAGGCAGCCTGTAGTCAAGAAATAGCTATTAGAAtttttcttaaccacttgaccaaaaaacaaagattcaCAAGAAATTGATCATATCATACTCaagcggcggggggcggggagcgggggaAGGACAGGGACTTCAGTGACTAAAAAGACACAAGATAacctttaaaagttctttttaagggacttccccagctattaattattttataaacatgaacCAAATAGCACATCCACACCTCCCAACTGAAAGATGAGATCAATCGCATATTGATCAGATAACACTGGGCAGCCAATAAAAAGGCGGAAAATCAAAAGCACCAGACAGGGGAGTGACTCCATAGACTCAGACACCCCTGCAatcaaattcacattttaagAAGATGCAAAACACCTCTGTCTTCAAAATATCCCCAAATTTTTACCCTTCACTTCATTCAAAAGGGAAAACTGAAGCAGAATATACACAATGCGGAAAGAGACTGTAACCTGTTAGCTGCTCTGCATCTATATCTGACTTTAAAACTACTCTGTCTAATcacatctgtcactgtcagaTCTGAAGCTACCAATCTGAGAGTTAGGAAAGAATGTCTTTGGACTAACTCAGGTGGGAAAGGGGATTATCCACCtttaaaaacactttcaaaatgCAAACCTAAAGCGCAATGACTCGAGAGAGAAGGGTGACCTGGACCCACAGAAGCTGCTGGAGAAATCCTCCAGATATGGGCATTTGTTAACCAAAGAACAGCCTCCTGCCTGAAGATCATTTAAAACTTTCAGGATGCAAACTATTTTGAGCTGTCCACATCTCAAGTTGCAAACTCCGAGAGGAAAGTGCGGCTCAAAGGTGCCTGTTCCACTGACCAGCGGCGCTAAAGTTCTAACAGCTGCAAACACTAaatctgtgtgtgtttgcagGTGGGGGGGGATACGACTGACCTGGTAGGCTCTCTCATAACCACATTTTCCATCCAACACTTCCGTTTGAACTAGAATAATTAAGTGCTGGGGGACCTGGGGTCTAACTATGCAGCTCTGAGCAAGGCCTCAAATTCCCTCATGTcctagtttccccatctgtaaaaagaaaaagctccTCTATTTTATggatttcttcaaagaaaataaattcccaAACATGTGTTCCTGGCTGTGGCAGTGGCTACCTAAcccaacaatcttttttttttccttccttccttattaaTTCCAAAGGCTACCATGCTATGTTTGAAAAGCAAATTTTGAGAATGTTACACATTAAGAATGATGCTTCTAATGAAAGACAGTTGTTTGGTACTTGCATTCAACAAGATCAAAACTATCATTTGTGTGGATAAAGGAGAGACTAcaaaaagatctttttttgtcAATTCATGGGGCAATTTACATTCAATTTTTAAACATACAAAATATTCATTAAAGTAAACGCTTTgtcatttcttaaataaaaagtatTGCCACAACCCAGGTAGGGGAAAACAACTTCCCCTCACTTCTTCCCACTTGGGTTTCTGAAATACTGGGTTAGTGATGATGCGCAATTTCCTAGAACGCTAAGAAAATACCCCCTGACAAGCCTTCGTCcttaatgaaacagaaagaagTGATTTATGGAAATTTAAATGGAACTAGTgttaaagacaaaaacaacaccGGACAGCAGGCCAAAAAAA
Proteins encoded:
- the P2RY14 gene encoding P2Y purinoceptor 14 isoform X2, with the translated sequence MNATTAPPAEGSCPSNALITQQVIPALYFVVFVAGILLNGVSGWVFFYVPSSKSFIVYLKNIVVADFLMSLTFPFKILGDSGLGPAQLNVFVCRVSAVVFYINMYVSVMFFGLIGFDRYYKIVKPLLTSFIQSLSYSKLLSVLVWGLTLLIALPNMILTNQGVAGAARMRCMDLKSDLGLKWHKASSYVFVGIFWIVFLSLIVFYTAITKKIFKSHLKSRKNSISVKKKSSRNIFSIMFVFFICFVPYHIARIPYTQSQTEAHYNCQSKEILLYVKEFSLLLSAANVCLDPIIYFFLCQPFREVLYKKLHIPLKTQHDADTSKTKRENIIQESTDTL
- the P2RY14 gene encoding P2Y purinoceptor 14 isoform X1, coding for MPGLPLWIEGCGCPVFQAPLTEETVFSPLYVLTSSVTGRAFASCQTMNATTAPPAEGSCPSNALITQQVIPALYFVVFVAGILLNGVSGWVFFYVPSSKSFIVYLKNIVVADFLMSLTFPFKILGDSGLGPAQLNVFVCRVSAVVFYINMYVSVMFFGLIGFDRYYKIVKPLLTSFIQSLSYSKLLSVLVWGLTLLIALPNMILTNQGVAGAARMRCMDLKSDLGLKWHKASSYVFVGIFWIVFLSLIVFYTAITKKIFKSHLKSRKNSISVKKKSSRNIFSIMFVFFICFVPYHIARIPYTQSQTEAHYNCQSKEILLYVKEFSLLLSAANVCLDPIIYFFLCQPFREVLYKKLHIPLKTQHDADTSKTKRENIIQESTDTL